The following proteins are encoded in a genomic region of Magnolia sinica isolate HGM2019 chromosome 1, MsV1, whole genome shotgun sequence:
- the LOC131257129 gene encoding uncharacterized protein LOC131257129 yields MGDAVDASKLRSDFIQVLRSRRSEEVPLSVELASPVTDPLYQGGPRSREAMESCLKENVTNFEDVLQEENLYLITEATEQGRLPVLILSMKETKQKNRPAIVFLHSSYKTKEWLRPLLEAYASRGYIAVAIDSRYHGERARNTTTYRDALVSSWKNGDTMPFIFDTVWDLIKLADYLTQREDIDSSRIGITGESLGGMHAWFAAAIDTRYAVVVPIIGIQGFRWALDNDKWQARVDSIKPVFEEARIDLGKSTIDREVVEKVWDRIAPGLASQFDSPCTIPIIAPRPLLIVNGAEDPRCPQAGLRLAVSRAMEAYKEANCPENFKLIAEPGIGHQMMPSMVKEASDWFDKFLKRG; encoded by the exons ATGGGAGATGCGGTCGATGCATCGAAGCTCCGCTCGGATTTCATCCAAGTTCTTCGCAGCCGGCGATCGGAAGAAG TTCCTCTATCTGTGGAGCTTGCAAGTCCTGTTACAGATCCCTTGTATCAGGGAGGTCCACGTTCACGTGAG GCGATGGAGTCTTGCCTTAAGGAGAAtgttacaaattttgaggatgtgttGCAAGAAGAAAACCTTTACTTGATTACTGAG GCCACTGAGCAAGGACGCCTGCCTGTGCTGATCTTGAGCATGAAGGAAACCAAACAGAAAAACAGGCCGGCTATTGTATTTCTGCATAGCTCTTACAAAACCAAGGAATGGTTGCGGCCATTACTCGAG GCGTATGCTTCACGAGGATATATAGCTGTTGCCATTGATTCCCGCTACCATGGTGAACGGGCCAGAAATACAACCACATACAGAGAT GCTCTTGTATCTTCATGGAAGAATGGCGATACAATGCCTTTCATATTTGATACA GTATGGGACCTGATAAAATTGGCAGACTATCTTACACAGAGGGAGGACATTGATTCTTCTAGAATAGGGATTACTGGTGAATCTCTTGGAG gcatgcatgcatggtttgctGCTGCTATCGATACCCGTTATGCGGTGGTTGTCCCCATAATTGGCATTCAG GGATTTAGATGGGCCTTAGATAATGATAAATGGCAAGCTAGGGTTGACAGTATAAAACCCGTGTTTGAAG AAGCACGGATTGACTTGGGCAAGAGCACAATTGATAGAGAAGTAGTGGAAAAG GTCTGGGATAGGATTGCTCCTGGGCTAGCCTCCCAGTTCGATTCACCTTGCACCATTCCCATCATTGCCCCACGGCCTCTGCTCATTGTAAATG GAGCTGAAGATCCTCGTTGCCCTCAAGCTGGTTTAAGACTGGCGGTATCGAGAGCAATGGAGGCTTATAAAGAGGCCAACTGTCCTGAAAATTTCAAG TTGATAGCAGAACCTGGTATTGGGCATCAAATGATGCCATCGATGGTGAAAGAAGCAAGTGACTGGTTTGACAAGTTCCTCAAGAGGGGATAA